The Nicotiana tomentosiformis chromosome 2, ASM39032v3, whole genome shotgun sequence genome includes the window TATTTTCTCAAATTCTGATCCGTAAAGCATGAAATCGATAATGAGCCATAATCTTTTCTTCAAATagcatcaagatccaatctaaggtcaacacGGGCGAGCAtgtcaagaatcaagatttgactccacaagacatatatatatatatatatatatatatatatataaataaattttgtaactcttagcttATAGGCATATGTAGTCCTATTCTCCTTTCCTTTTGATGTAAGCAGCAAATAACAGTAACATCAGTAACAGCAGCATCAACAGTAGTCTTAAGTCTAGTGTCTGGTAGTCCCAGCTGTCAAAGTTTTCCAGAACTACACtaacctgattcctttatagccaaagatatgtaggcaacctcggaagcaaggttcggtcatttttttcaaaaaaatgctTTCATTAGAGTCATATGTGATCAAAATTAGTCATGGCATTCACTATCTTTTCacaaaaactcttcatgttctcaAGCAAATAGGTACAGCTGTAAATGCCcaatttttgcttttcttttacaTTATATTTTAAATGATTATTTTGTGTGTGTTTATAGATTTTTAGAATTAGATTTTAGTTTAATTAGTATGTTAAGGAGTTTAAGGGACCGGGCTTTCCATTTTAAAGACGAAATCGGCCCAAATTTGGACAAAATCAGCGGCCCGGACCCGGTCCAGGCCATTAGTCTAAGAGACACCCAAAACAACGTCGTTTTGGCCAAGCTATTGAGATGCAATCTCAACTTTTCAAGCTCCCATTATCCAACGACTCAAGATTAATCTCCCACTCAAGTATTTAAACCCCTAAATTCCCGAATATTTGCCccattttcctttctttctctcATATCTCCTCACTCTCTAAAACTCCATGTCTCTCTGCCGCCCCTCACGATGGATCCGCCAGCTAAAAATCGCCACCACCGGCCAGCCATCATCCAAAACCCATAAACCTTACACTAATCTCTTCCTCTTTTTATCCTTTCTCCCAATCCGAGCCCGAAATCCTCTGAAACCCCTCTAAATTCCTTAAAATCGAAACCCTAGATAGCCGCCGCTTACTTCCGTCTTCAATTTCACGACGAACCGACCACTACACCCCCACAAAACCAACATAAACGTGTAGATCTCAAGCAGATCTACACTTTCTCTATAGATTCACCCCGAAAAGCCTCCCCACTGTCGACCTCGGCCACCACCACCATTGTTGCCCCTAAACCACCTTAGCCCTCTGCTTTAAGATATTTTCGACCTAATGACAACTGTTTCCTTTTAGTATGATGCCAAATTCTTTGAATTTAGCGTCTACCAAAATGAAACAAGCGTTCCAAGGTCGGACAACTATTGTTCGAGGTCCCCGACACCTCCTCGCTGATCAAATTAGCATCGAATCCCTATGTTGTGGTAATTTTCTACTTCCCCTTTTCcgtttttatttttttgcttCTGTGATTAGGCTTAGTATtagtttaattttatatttctcgATTAGTAGTTAATCGATTTCTTGTTTTGATCGTTATTATAGGTCTTAATCATTCTGTGTAGGCATTTGTTTATTAGTTTGAGTAGCAACTATTTGTTTATTGATTATGGAAAAGAATTAGCTTATTAATATGATTTAGGTTTTGTTTACTTAAGTGTTATTAGATTTTGTTTAGTTTAAGTGTTCAAATTAGTCATAGTTGTTTAATGAAATAATTAGTTTATATGTGGTATGCTAAGTTGATGGTTTCAATTAGTTAGTTTGGATAATACATTTGCtttgtttaatttttatttattaagataGGAGTTTACCTTGGTTGATTAATAGTTCAAATTCTAAGTCTAGTTATGTGTTTTTCTATCTTAGTTTGGTTTGAATCACATTGTTGGTGATGATTTTTGTAAAAAAGCTTAAGGGTAGTTATGTTGATGATTGATTAGAGCGTATAGTTGTTTTCTTTTACTGTTTGAACCATGCTAAGAGTACAACTACTCCTCTTGTGTCTGAATTTAGTGAAAAGGACTGTCATTTCTCCTATTTGGATTGTCCTTTCTTCTATTTGGACTGTCCTTGTACAATATTTGGTGAGAAAAAGTAAGTCctttggacagatttttggttTCTTTTCCTACTTAAAGGAGTCTCCTCTTACTCACTTAGACACTAGATACATATATTAAAAAATCTCTACACTCTAAAAAAAAGACACAACTAAAGAAAGCAAAAAAGGATTAGCTGAACAtcaaaaatggctaaaaatactGTAAGCTTTGTGAGTTTGATTCTTAAAGTGCAAAACTTTTAAGAAAAACAAAGGGGTATTGTAAGCATTTTCTGGAGTTACTAGTTGCTAGTTTCAACTGCTTTGCTGGGTATTCTGGTTCATTTTCTTGAGTTCGAAAGTCTGCTGGTTGTTGGTTGTCTTTTGTTGTGTTGCTGCTCATATTAACTGTTGTTCTGTTGTGATTTGGAAAGAGTTGATTTGTGAATTTTTCTTTCTGCTATCCAGGTAACTTTCAGACCATGTAAACTCCTAAAATCAAGTTGGAATGAAAGATAATGATGCTGGAAAATGCTAGTAGTGTTATTCGTTTATTGTAATTCATTTTTACATGCTCTTAAATGTTGGATAATGTAATGATTATATGTTAGTAATTAAACTGTGACAAGCATCTTTAATCTTGTGTCAAAGTTTTGGATATAATATCGTTTGGCCATCATTTGTCTAGTTGTGTGAAAGGAGTATGTATTAAACTTTGAGCCCATGTAAGTAAGGTCTAGTCTATAATGTGAGTTATTTTAGTAAAGTGGTTAAGCTGTAAATAGAAAGTGATTATTTCTGCAAACTTATTTTGTAAATAACTGGCTATGGATTGCAAATGGCAAAATAAGGCCAGGTTTGTCATGTGGCTCTAAAAGGACACAGTCTGCAAACTTGAAGTCCAAGAGCACATGGGCCTCTTGGATTTTGTCTTGGAAATGAGCCCATTGGGTTTATCAGCCCAATAATGTGCTGCCTCATTTTAATATAACCACAAGCCCACATGTTATTAGTTTTAAACAATGTAAGTTagtaaacaacaacaacataccaagTATTACTAACAACGTAAGTTAGTAAGAATACAAAAAGCCTCATATACTGCTGTCATCTTTTAAACTAGTGATCGTAATAACCGCAATCTCATTTCAATTAGCCATACACTACTCATTTtgaatatataaatatttttcttaaattaaAAAATGAACCATCAATCTacaaaaaaaaatgtttttttcTTTGACTAATTCCATAACATAGTTTCTAAAGGTAGTCAAATCTTTTAAGGATAACAATAGTAATAGTCTAGTTAAGTTTCAAAAAAAGAAGCGaaagattattttttttaaatattgacGTCATCTTTTTCGGTCCactaaataaattcaacaaaattAGATGCTTTATTTATTCATAAAAAAGACCCAATCACCTAATGACGGTAGCTCACAAGTATTTTGTTTTAATAAAGATAATTAATTTTGTTTCGGAACAAAGACATAAATAAAATGGCAAGGTCGTGAGGACACGTCTTGTCcccaattctttcaaataattcaAAGTTGTTGTTTAATTAACTTTGAGGAGGCTTCAAATTTAGGTGCGACACGTGAACTAAGGTCAGGAATACTCATCTTAGTTAGTGTAGATTGTAGACTAGGGTCGGGGATACTCGTCCTAGTTTGTTTTTCAACAATAAAAACGGACATAGGCAAAACATGAAAACCTAATAATGTATAGTTTATCAAAAATTAATTCAAgtcaagtttaagtcaataaagcgatcgtgctagaaccacgggactcaggGAATGTCTTACACCTTCTCCATGGTCAACAAAATTCTTTACCCGaattttattttcgcagaccaaaaATAATAAAGTCAAACTTtcatttgactagggattcaaataaaaggtgacttgaaacATCCAAAAATCACTTCCAAATGAAGATtctgaacaataaaataatccTTATTTCAAATTGTCACTTTAGTTGAAAAatctctttaacccacaatccaccGTAACACACATATTCTTTTGGGGTAAAAAAAAAAGTGTGACATTGGATAAACACGCTTGAACCTCATcttaaacaaaaaaaacaaaacaaaaaaaaaaactatcaaAAGAATCTCAATGTCATTTAACAGATGCTTTCTTGGAAGGACTAAAGTGAAATAATATTATACTCAATAATGACAATATAATTACAATGAGGTATTTATAGTACTAACATACAAAGGACTAATCTAGTATCCTTGAAGATAAGTGCTAACAGATAACTACAAAAGATTATGTTAACAGAAAGAACCACATGATTGATGATTGACAATATGTTTCTTATCCTTTACtgttttttttttggttcttACTTCTTAGTTGATTCCTAGTTGCCTTTTAGATAGAAGACACGTGGTCATTAGAGCATTATATTTTttttagatgaataaattgtcGATAAAGTTGAGGCTCATGTATTTTAAGGTTGTGAGCTCAATGTTGAGGGGAAAAAAAAGTTAGAAGGTTAGCACTTCTCAGGTAAGTAGAAGAAAGATCAGAGAAGGGTTTTTTTTAGAATTGGAAACCTGCACCTAAGTTATGCAGAATTATAACTTTTGTATGTTTTCAAAATTTATAGCTACAACCTTTTAAAAATCGTTGTTTATATTTTTTAATCTCGTTaagaaatattttggaaaattacCTCAGTGAAAAATTTAAAGCACGctgaataaaaaaaaaattatcgcCGAAGTACGCTGGGCAAAATTTTGAAACACGCAACAGTATGATGATGATTTATAAATCTTGATGGTACACCAGAATTTTCAGCCACAATGCTGAAAAATTATGGCGCTCAAATTTGTAAAATTCTGACAATCACCGTAACTGTTATGTGGCTTTAAAATTCTAATGCTTGAGGAAAATTCTATCCAACATACTTTGAAATTCGAACATAGGTTATTTTTTCAAAACTTATGTTACCGAAAGCAAAAGAATCATATTTGTGTCATTCGTCTCTCAACTTTTCAGGTAAGTGGGCTATGCTTGTTGAACAGCTTTATGGGCTGCTATAGAAGTGAGCCCAAACTTCTTCGTCACATATGGGATTAGCCATTTGTGTCGTCAAAATAGCGGGAATTTTTTACCAAAatatgacattgtatagccgatgtaaaaataataaccgaaaaaatatatataatttatatattttttgtatatatatacattttgtatgttatatacaaaaattatacaaattttatacactttttcggctaccagatgtaaatagtttctggcgcgggctaaaagtgataataccccctAAGTATATATCCGTTTTTCAAATTAACAAACATTGTGATGAAATATTATTGGATAATAACAACTTCCAATAATCAACTAAAAGAAAGGTAACTAATTGGTTAGTGATTGAAGTAATTCCCACAAACTGAGAATAAAAGGATGTACACATCCTGGGTATTCAAACATGAAAAGggttaataattttttttccatGAATGAGTGTaccaaaatattttaaattaaactAGGCAACATTTGGCTAAACAATAAACATACTTATAATAGAActttaattttatataattaaagAAACGTTCGAACTTCATAAAAGTAAGCATAAAACCAGAGGAAAGAGAGAGTCGAGAGGGTTTATAGTCGGTAGAGAGTGTTGAAGAAATTATTGTAAAGcttgacttttaaattataaaatttattttgggaaacaactttttacttaaaaaaaactatttttgagaTTAGTTGTTTGTTTTTacacaaattttaaattttaagcgttatttattagaaaatattttagattgaaaaaaatcaaataaaccaAACACGGTGGTCTTTGTTTAGTTTTGGCAAACAAAACAGGCAGATAAAAATGTTTAGACAAAGATTCGAACCCAAGAACAACAACCTTTCTTTGAACACCCTAGGCCACCAAACTATCTCACTAAGTTGTGTTAAGAATGTTCGTAATATAATACATAACCATATAAAGTACTAGTATTTGAACTATATACGCCGTATAATTTTCGGTTGACCAGCCTTGGCATAAGGTGGCTATGCCAGTGCTTGCCCCCTTCCCCAGCCATTACAGCTCATTCACCGCTTTTTATGTTGAAATCCTATCTTTCTCTTTCCGGGCTGCCTTCTCTGTGCTCTTCCTCACGCCCCGAGAAAGAGCCTCTACGTGGATTCATTTCAAAACTCGAGTTCTTATTTAGAATTCTCGTATATGAAGTTCGAACAAGAGCTTTGATGTAGTTCAAATTGACAAGCAGTAGTTACATCATAATAAATATCTTATCATGGACCAAAACCTCAACAGCATGATCAAACACATCCAATGGAGACAGATTGGGATATGTAGCTCATGTGTATCTCCAAATATTTTATGTAGATACATGCCAATTATAAGATCTGAGACAAACTTAGAAAGCACTTGATCATATAAGAAGTTTATAGTCAGGTCTTGATCATTTACTTGTAATAAAGGATTTCTTTTTGTCGCAATGTAAAGAGATGTATCAGTTAAGAAAATTTATACCAAGTTACTTCAACTGACTTCCTgtgtcaacaacaacaacaacagacaCAGTGAATTACCACAAGTCGGGTCtgggagagggtagtgtgtacgcaaactttACCCTATCCTAGAAGGGCAGAGAGGCTAtctccgatagaccctcgactgtGTGAAACACCAGAAAACAAAAATCATAACcttcatattttggaacttgGAAATGAAGATTTCTGATCTATTCACGTCGAAGTAGGAACAATTAATATATTTCCTCAGATAGGAATAGGAAATAATTAAGAGAGTGAGGAATTCAGCTGATAAACAGTTCTCGTTCATCACTAATTCATATCTACATCCcacagaagtaactcaacaaagcCTATACATTGGATTGAAATTTCTATAAACAAAATTGAAAGAAAGCATAGATAACAGGATCAAACAACAGTAGCAGTAATGCAGTTGTACCTGCATTTATCTACCATCTGCTGATTTAAAGGACTCGGCAAATCCAGTAGGCCTAGCAGGGATAGTGTCTTCAAGGTCGACGTCTTCTCCTTCTGTTTCTTGCCATCCCTTTACCATTTGATTGAGGGGAAGACTGTAATCAATACCACAATAGTCCTCTTCATCTTCCTCAAGGGGCTTCCATTTCTCAACAAGCGGGGCGAGCACGTTCACAGCATGGGACATATCAGGCCGTTGTCCCGGCTCCCTTGCTGTGCAGTGACCAGCAAGTTCTGCAATGGTGTAGATGCTGCTCTCAAATGCCTCCTCTTTTACATCCAGAGCTGGATCGATGGCTGCCATTAGTTTCTCTTCACAGGATTTGATGTTCCAGAACCATGCAACTAAGTATTGGCTCTCATTAGGTCTATCCTCATCAAGCGCCATCCAACCAGTTAACAACTCCATTAGCACCACGCCGAAACTAAACACATCAACCTTTGTGGTGATTTTACCAGTAACTGGATCAAAACAGCGAGTCAAATGAGTTAGCAAAACAGCAGAAATACTTCAGAATATGAGATTGAGCAAGTCGGTGACTACTAGAATAGTCATTACAATAATTAAGATTGATACTCAAAATCATCTTATCAGTGAACATATTTATTAGGTGACATAGCATGCAAAGTGAGCCTTTGAGCAACGTAAAGTtatctccgtgtgacctataggttgcaggttcgagccgtggaatcaacCATTGATACATGTATCAGGGTAGCTGCCTACATCACACCGCCTTGGGAGGCGGCCCTTACCCGAACACTGTGTGAACGCGAGATGCTTCATgcatcgggctgcccttttttttaaCATGCAGACTATGACTAAAtagtccagatattgatactggCATCTTATTTTACTATCTTTTGGTGTTTAGGTGCACTGAGAAAATGACCAAAAGAAGTCAGAACACATCCAGGACTTGAGTATACTAGGGAAGCCACAGCACATTCTTGCCTGTAGAACAGACAAGACACTTCAATCACGTCCACGGAACTTAATTTATCCACCTCTAACTGGCTAATATGGAAGGCAGTAATACTATTTAAACCAAAGAGATAATAGAGAGTACTCAAgagacttaaaaacataacatcACTTTCTTGTTTCGcgacatgttgggtcatcctagaAGTAAAAGGATAGGAGTAAAACAATGCTTACCAGCATATTCAGGTGCTAGATATCCAAAAGTTCCAGCTAGCCTGGTTACCACAGAGTTCTTCTCTCCATCAGGAGCAAGTTTCACAAGTCCAAAGTCTGATACTTTTGCTCGGAAATCATCAGTCAGCAAGATATTTGAGGACTTGAGATCTCTGTGTACGAAACACTGATGAGCGAGTGTATGCAGATACTCCATTCCTCTAGCAACATCTAAGGCAATATTCAGCCTCTTCTTCCAGGATAGAGGCTCCAAATTCAGACTTTTCCAGTGGAAAAGATGCTCGTTAAGAGCACCTAGTGGCATGTATTCATAAACAAGAATTCTTTCATTGCCTTCAGCTGAATATCCCAATAGAGACACTAGATTCCGATGTCTGACTTTCGAAAGAACAGAAATTTCAGCTTGAAATTCATCCGACGCTTTGCTGCTAATTACTCCAGCCTCCATTCTTTTGACAGCTATTTTTGTCCCATCGTCTAACTCTCCTTTATAAACCACTCCAAAACCCCCACGACCAAGTTCATTTTCTGGAGCAAAGTTCTTGGTTACATTCCTAAGTACTTGAACTGATATGACCAAATTGCCAGCTTCAACCATAGGGTATTTACCACTGTGTATGCTAGCAGAACCACTTTCAGTCAATATCGAAAGACTTCCTTTAGTTTCATCAGCTACTGCTATCTTGACCATGTCATCCGAATCAGAAGGATCTCTAGGATGAATCACAAGAGAAGTTGGACCTTTGCGCCTATCCACACTCCTCTTCCGGACATAAACATATAATGAAATAGCAAGAAAAACTAAAATTGCAAAACTTGCAATAGGAACCACAAAAATGACTAGCTTAGACTTAGAAGAGCTTGGCTTATTGGTCGATGAATAGGGTGAAGCACCGGGGGATGTATTATTATTCTTTTGTGAAGGGCTTGCTACAAGAGGACTCGAGTTCAATAGTGAATTTCCACTAACAAAAAGTTTCACGGGGCCAGTAAATTTTGGCAGAGGAAGGGAAATGTTGTTATTACTTAAATCAAGCACAACCAAATGTTTCAAGCtagtccaactagatggaatagAACCAGAAATATTGTTCGATCCAAGATAGATATGAGTTAGAGAATCTAATTTTGCAATGGAAGGACTCAAGGTTCCAGAAAGATTGGACTTAGGCAAGTTTATCACAATAACCTTTTGGTTATTGTCACAGCTTAATCCCCACCACGGACCGTCGCAAGGATTATTTCCTGACCATGATTCAACAAGTTTAGATGGATAATTCAACTCATCAAGAAATTCTAAAAGTGCCATAACCTCTGTGTTACAAAGTGCACCTATTTTGGTTTGACAAAAAGAGTTAGATTGATAACTAACATTTGTAGCCTTGAAATTTGGTATTGGACCCATGAAATGATTGTTATTCAAATCAAGATGACTTATTGGCATATTTGCTAAAGATTCAGGAATTAAACCAACAAGATCATTGCTGTTGACATTAAGATCCTGCAGATATATCAAACTACCAATCTTCTTTGGAATTTTACCTGAAAAATGATTCCCATGTAGCCAAAGACTTGTCATTAATCCCATTGTTGAAATCACATCAATTGAACCACTCATTCCATCACCAAACTGATCATTCAACCAAAGCATTTTTAGCTCAGAGTCCTTAAAAGTACCTGGAATCGGACCCGAAAGTCGATTCTTGGACAATAACAGTACATCTAAAGAAGACATATTTCCAAGAAATTCAGGTAAAAAACCAGCTAAATTGCAATTCACCAAAGTCAAGTTAGTCAATTGAGCTGAACCTTGTAGTTCACTAGGCAAAGACCAACCAGTAGTGGCATTCAGAGGATTGTCATCTAATGCCAACACTTCTAAACTCACAAGTCCATTAAAGAAATCAGATGGAATACTATCAAACTGGTTAAAATCCAAGAAAGCATACCTCAATTCAGACAAACCACTAAAAGATGGTAACTTTCCACTGAATTGATTCCTTTGCAACCCCAAATTTGTCAGTTTAGACAACTGATTAAATTTCTGTGGTAAAGAACCTTTTAACCCCAACCCCATAACTTGAATCTGTTGAATTCTGTTACCACTACAAATTATATGAGGCCAAGCTTGAGGACCACAAGGGTCATTACCATTAACTGGCCAATCCAAAAGCTCTGAATTTTCCAAACCTTTTCTGAACTCATTGATTATGGCTAAGTCATTGGGGTCTGTAACACTGTAAGCAAATGAAAAAAGTGAAAGAAGCAGCGTTAGAACAAACCCCATTTGGTTAGCGGCCTCCATTTCCAACCAAGAACTAATGTAGACATGTATTGACACAATTCACATAATTCAAGAAAGTTAATTACATGTGACAACTAATGGCTGTTTTTTTGTGTAATTCCAATTCCCATGTTAGATATTTAGACAAAGAGAGGTGGCAAAAACATGGGTTTCAGATCAGAACAACCCAAGAAAGAATGATAATTGGAGTGAGAAACTCTATACTATGGAGTTGTGCACACTGACAAACTAATTTATTGCaaatataattaatattcctaAGTGGTATGACTGACGAGCAAGTGATGACCATAAAAAGTGGATCTTCTATGACCATGGGAAATTCTTATGCAATATAAAAATGCATATAATGAAACTTGGAGGGAAATTTTTGCCTGATTTTGTGGGTGTTATTAAGAGCCCCTTTGCCCATaagaatttttcaattttatttaaaaaatattttattttattttgaatcaGTGTttgatcataaaattttcaatcacTTGaagattttggaatttttcaaaaattttaaaaactccaaaaggttatttttcaaaattttcatttaGATCACtaaaaaaactttaaaaacaatccaaaattatatcCATAtacaaacacaactctaattttcaaccAGCATTTTCgtttgaaattttttttcacttttgttttaaattttacaATTGTTATGTGCAAACGCCCACTAATTAAGTGATATTGGCCTCTGGAAAAGTAATGACAGGGACATCATAGTCTTCTTAAAAAATGATTTATCTCTAATCACATGATTCAAGTACTTTATTTTAGCCTATTACAAATCTTTAGTTTTTTAACTATAGAGATATTTTTATTTTCACCCGTTAGAAATCTAAAATATAAATTATAGAAGATTTTTATATGATCGTTTTCTTCTGTTCAAATTTTACAGAGTTATGCTTAACCATTTCCGCTTATATTTATTGCttcttctatatttttcttttatttcttgaaTTATAAAACAAAGCAACTTAGGTGCAAACTTACTCTTACAATAAAATATGTTGCTTACTCTAGTCTATCTATCTACTAtattaaaaacacaaaaatacttagcaaaatgtcgttcgcttttttttacccttttaaaatagaattcttattagacaaaatagtcatttgattattcttccaactaatatttaggagtttgaaattaaataatatttattatttattatatctttctttatttgaaTTAAGTAAGAGGTCCTTATATTTAGGACTTCAAAATTATTAAAGTTTTATCTTAtatgaattttaaaattaaagtataattaAATAACGCCAAATATTTATATGTTTTATCTTATATATGAATTTTATACAATTGAACGTTTTTAGCTCAACAAAATTGTATAATCATGCTAAATTTAGGTGAACGATTatgatgaaaataaaataaaataaaataaaataaagaaaaaaattaaagaaagaggAAGTAGTTTGCTTTGTCCTTTATTCAAATCAGTATTTAACATATACATGCTATGAATATTCTATGTGAGATTGGTCCATTCGCTTTTAATTTTATTCTTCGATCAATAATTTGCTTAGATGCAAATATTAATATAGATTTTCAAATATTATCAAAAAAATAATTACGATAATATTTAATAATATCAacagaaagagagagagaaaagtcATTTACTAATGATCCGACAAACATAAAGTgcaaaagtttaatttttttatcatttGACAAAAGCAATTGGATAAAAACTATAGTtagaattaaatatttattttatgctatgagataatattaataatttaaatcctcaaaaaattaattatttctattAGTGATTAAAAAGATAATTAAGTATTTGAATTGAGCTTTTTTTCCCGGATTTGAATTAACTAACTAGAAAAATAATCCAATTTTATTCCTTTCCAAATTTATCATataggtaaaattatttttcaagtataCACAAATCTTAGAGtacataaattatttttcaaaaaaaaaaccaTGCGCGATAaaataaattagaaaataaaataaaataaattatagtaTTAAGAATTAAATTGGTTAAATGCAAACTTTAAGAAATAAGAATGAAAAAGTAGAAGCCAAAATGTATTTATAAAGAGATGCCAGGTGAGATACAatttaatatatttgtaaatcataTTATAAGATATGTATAATTACAAAATAACTtataactaatttaactaaattCATCATCTATGCATATTCAGAAGATATTTAATACAATTACTATTAGAAAGATTAGCTTTatcatttaaacaaatattgtattttattttaacatcaatgtatatatttttaatcgATAGAACTATacacacgtgcaacgcacatATACTAAAACTAATAAACTAAAAGAGCTAAATACAATTTAACTTATCATAATCAAGGATACTCGATTACTCGTCCAAAATAATTAATAATTGAACTTTGGATATTGGAGATTGCACATATCACTTAGGTggttacaaaaaatatttttctaaaattaaCATAATAATAGGTATGAAAACAGCGGTGAAAGTTAAAACTAACTTAGgaaagaaaataattataatatattttctatactaaatgccatttgttataaaataaatagtataaagtagataaactgaagacaagtatagagagaaactgatatattattcaacttcaaattcatgtacataatgaactgaaaactcctatatttatagaagaa containing:
- the LOC104119585 gene encoding receptor-like kinase TMK3, yielding MEAANQMGFVLTLLLSLFSFAYSVTDPNDLAIINEFRKGLENSELLDWPVNGNDPCGPQAWPHIICSGNRIQQIQVMGLGLKGSLPQKFNQLSKLTNLGLQRNQFSGKLPSFSGLSELRYAFLDFNQFDSIPSDFFNGLVSLEVLALDDNPLNATTGWSLPSELQGSAQLTNLTLVNCNLAGFLPEFLGNMSSLDVLLLSKNRLSGPIPGTFKDSELKMLWLNDQFGDGMSGSIDVISTMGLMTSLWLHGNHFSGKIPKKIGSLIYLQDLNVNSNDLVGLIPESLANMPISHLDLNNNHFMGPIPNFKATNVSYQSNSFCQTKIGALCNTEVMALLEFLDELNYPSKLVESWSGNNPCDGPWWGLSCDNNQKVIVINLPKSNLSGTLSPSIAKLDSLTHIYLGSNNISGSIPSSWTSLKHLVVLDLSNNNISLPLPKFTGPVKLFVSGNSLLNSSPLVASPSQKNNNTSPGASPYSSTNKPSSSKSKLVIFVVPIASFAILVFLAISLYVYVRKRSVDRRKGPTSLVIHPRDPSDSDDMVKIAVADETKGSLSILTESGSASIHSGKYPMVEAGNLVISVQVLRNVTKNFAPENELGRGGFGVVYKGELDDGTKIAVKRMEAGVISSKASDEFQAEISVLSKVRHRNLVSLLGYSAEGNERILVYEYMPLGALNEHLFHWKSLNLEPLSWKKRLNIALDVARGMEYLHTLAHQCFVHRDLKSSNILLTDDFRAKVSDFGLVKLAPDGEKNSVVTRLAGTFGYLAPEYAVTGKITTKVDVFSFGVVLMELLTGWMALDEDRPNESQYLVAWFWNIKSCEEKLMAAIDPALDVKEEAFESSIYTIAELAGHCTAREPGQRPDMSHAVNVLAPLVEKWKPLEEDEEDYCGIDYSLPLNQMVKGWQETEGEDVDLEDTIPARPTGFAESFKSADGR